A region from the Gossypium hirsutum isolate 1008001.06 chromosome A08, Gossypium_hirsutum_v2.1, whole genome shotgun sequence genome encodes:
- the LOC107930477 gene encoding uncharacterized protein encodes MLDRPKHAEQEEANSRVQTSKQWTSSDVPISLIREQELRNIDVPISLIREQELRNMIIGVMNQWYNERMQERNQTQKFGAEEFQGRSNDDPVKAEYWLQSTIRVFKEMACSPNDYLRCVVSLLKEEAYHWWETIDAVGNQTEAEYEREFVYLSRYTREIIPTEEDICVRFEEGLNDEIRIMIGGTKIREFVVLSNRAQKIEEVYNRKMQLERRNKESYKRSSSKLFLAFPIKKFKEDSIRATSIPERSKTRVTQPDREILIRSVASEASVQNTPRSKCQHYGKYHLGECRGKTGACYKCRATDHFIQNCPLLQKDEEEQKEKQMATSQRSKCTSQSSAVGVTRSSANDSIARSEVKASARTYAIRAREEATAPDVIAGTFCLSNVIVYALIDPGSTHSYICTVLASEKKLSVEPTKYDVQRLIRKGNEVFLAYVLDTRGSKPKLEQLSVVNEFPDVFPEEFLGLPPDREVEFVIDVVPGTAPISVTPYRMAPAELKELKTLL; translated from the exons atgttgGATAGACCTAAACATGCTGAACAGGAAGAAGCAAACAGTAGAGTACAGACATCTAAACAATGGACAAGTAGTGATGTTCCAATTTCCTTGATACGAGAACAAGAACTTAGAAACATAGATGTTCCAATTTCCTTGATACGAGAACAAGAACTTAGAAACATGATTATTGGAGTaatgaatcagtggtataatgAGAGGATGCAGGAAAGGAATCAGACCCA AAAATTTGGAGCTGAAGAATTTCAGGGCAGGTCAAATGATGATCCAGTAAAAGCTGAGTATTGGTTGCAGAGCACAATAAGagtttttaaagaaatggcttgttcTCCAAATGACTATTTAAGGTGTGTTGTTTCCTTGTTAAAAGAAGAAGCATATCACTGGTGGGAGACAATAGATGCTGTG GGAAATCAGACAGAAGCTGAGTATGAGAGGGAGTTTGTATACCTTAGCAGATATACTCGAGAGATTATTCCTACAGAAGAAGACATATGTGTCCGATTTGAAGAAGGGCTAAATGACGAAATCAGAATAATGATAGGCGGTACAAAAATTCGAGAATTTGTGGTTTTATCAAATCGAGCTCAAAAGATAGAAGAAGTGTACAATAGAAAGATGCaactggaaagaagaaacaaagaatCTTATAAGAGAAGCTCCTCCAAATTATTTTTAGCATTTCCGATTAAAAAGTTTAAGGAGGATTCCATTCGAGCTACATCGATACCTGAACGATCGAAGACTAGAGTAACTCAACCTGATCGTGAAATATTAATCAGATCAGTTGCTAGTGAAGCCAGTGTACAAAATACTCCCAGGTCTAAATGTCAACACTATGGAAAATACCATTTGGGAGAATGTAGAGGTAAAACAGGAGCTTGCTACAAATGTAGAGCCACTGATCATTTTATCCAGAATTGTCCTCTGTTACAAAAAGATGAAGAAGAACAGAAGGAGAAACAGATGGCTACTTCTCAGAGAAGTAAATGTACGAGTCAAAGTAGTGCTGTAGGAGTTACTCGTTCGAGTGCAAATGATTCTATTGCTCGGTCAGAGGTTAAGGCATCAGCACGTACATACGCCATCCGAGCTAGAGAAGAAGCCACGGCTCCAGACGTTATTGCTGGTACTTTTTGTCTCTCTAATGTTATTGTATATGCATTAATTGACCCAGGGTCTacacattcttatatttgcacagTATTAGCATCAGAAAAGAAATTATCTGTTGAACCAACTAAATATGATGTTCAA AGGTTAATACGGAAGGGTAATGAGGTATTTTTAGCTTACGTCCTTGATACTCGAGGATCTAAACCAAAACTAGAACAGTTGTCAGTTGTtaatgaatttcctgatgtatttcctgaagaatttcTAGGTTTACCACCAGAtcgggaagttgaatttgtgattgatgtGGTACCTGGGACAGCTCCTATATCAGTGAcaccatatcgtatggcaccagctGAGTTAAAAGAGCTGAAGACACTGTTGTAG